Proteins from a genomic interval of Microbacterium imperiale:
- a CDS encoding GNAT family N-acetyltransferase, whose translation MRPVTLRTARLELSIPTTADVDAITAAAQDPEVPRWTTVPSPYHRSHAEEFVAKAATWWDEQSELTWGIRVNGAWVGMIGLHGTTPGGAAEIGFWMSAPTRGHGYLTEAARAVIDFGFADPLSLARIQWRAIVGNVASARTARSLGFHYEGLLRQGLSDPRGRHDGWIAALLPTDDRAPQPWPVLGDDASRVPRGGGA comes from the coding sequence ATGCGACCGGTGACCCTGCGAACCGCCCGGCTCGAGCTGTCGATCCCGACGACCGCCGACGTCGATGCCATCACCGCCGCAGCCCAGGACCCGGAGGTCCCGCGGTGGACGACCGTGCCCTCGCCGTACCACCGGTCTCACGCCGAGGAGTTCGTCGCGAAGGCGGCGACCTGGTGGGACGAGCAGAGCGAGCTGACGTGGGGCATCCGCGTGAACGGCGCGTGGGTCGGCATGATCGGGCTGCACGGCACGACGCCGGGCGGGGCGGCCGAGATCGGGTTCTGGATGAGCGCTCCCACGCGCGGTCACGGGTACCTGACCGAGGCGGCGCGCGCGGTGATCGACTTCGGTTTCGCCGATCCGCTGTCGCTCGCGCGCATCCAGTGGCGCGCGATCGTCGGCAACGTCGCGTCGGCGCGCACCGCGCGAAGCCTGGGCTTCCACTACGAGGGTCTGCTCCGCCAGGGGCTGTCGGATCCGCGGGGCCGCCACGACGGGTGGATCGCCGCGCTCCTTCCCACCGACGACCGCGCCCCGCAGCCGTGGCCGGTCCTCGGCGACGACGCAAGCCGGGTGCCGCGCGGGGGTGGTGCGTGA